Part of the Thermomicrobium sp. 4228-Ro genome is shown below.
GCGGCAGGTCGAGGCGGGACGCCGGATCGTCGACGCGTGGCGCAACGTCGGCCAGTCGGCCCAGGAGCAACTACCGCACTTCTACGACATGTTCACCGCTCTGCGCGAGGGCGGTCAGGCGGCACAGGAAGTCCAGCAGCAGTTCACGAGCACGATCGATGTCTTCACGCAGTTCGATGCCGCCATCGGCGCGTCGAACCAGGCCATCTCCCGGTGGCAGGGACAGTTGCGCGAGGCACAGGAGGCGCTCGGGCAACTCGAGCAGAAGCGTCGCTCTGGCGTCGAACTGACCGCCGAGGAACAGGCCCAGTACGAGACGCTCACCTGGTACGTCGGGCGGCTGCAGGGCGGCATCGCCGATCTCGAGTCCCAGCAACGGTCGATCCTTGTCGCCCAGGCCGAGTACACCCGGGCACTCGACGATCTCAACGCGAAGCTCCAGGAAGGCCAGATCACTCAGGAGGAGTACAACCGGCGGGTCGGCGAGCTCAATAGCCAGTACTCGGCCGCGCTCGGCCCAGCCGAGGCGTTCCGGCAGGCTGGCGAACGGGTAGCGGACGCGCTCGGCCAGGTCGCAGAGCGCCTCGAGGACGTGCTCCGCGGGCTCGGGCTTCTCCCGCCGGAGGTCGAGATCGATATCCAGTCCACCGCCCAGCAGCAGGCCGAGCACATCCGGCGCCTCAACATGGAGATCGATTCGCTCCCGTCGTCGTTCACCATCACCGCGAACGTCAACATCGCTCCAGCGATGGACAACCTGGCGAAGCTCGGCCGCAACATCCCCCAGTCTCCCGCCGAGGAGGGGCCCCTCTCCAAAGAACCGGACTGGGGCTGGCTCTTCCGTGGGCTGGTCGAGTCGGCCGAGAAGTCGACGAACGAGACGATCGAGCGGCTGCGGACCTTCGTCGGCAGTGTCCGCGACGTCATGGGCGCGCTCCGCGAGACGTTCCAGGTGGTCGCGGTCTGGCGGCAGCAGGGCGACCCCTGGGAGGCGGCATGGGGAGAGCTCCTGGACTGGTTCGGTGGGCTCTCCGAGCGGGCGCTCTCGGGCATCGCCGATGCGGCGCGGAAGTTCGACGGCGAGGTGCTCGGCCGGGCGCGCGACCTCCTGGACGCAGTCGGGAACGTCATGCGCGTGCTCCGGGACACGATCGACGTGGTCGCGCGCTGGCAGGAGGTCGGCGACCCATGGGACATGGCGTGGGGAGAGGTCGCTGGCTGGCTCGCCAACCTGACGACAGAAATGATCGACTCGCTCTCGCAGGCGGCGGACGTAGTCGGTCTCCAGGCGACCGTCAAGGCCCAGCAGCTCTCTGAGGCGATGCAGACGGTCATGGGGTTCGTGGGCGACGTGTTCCGCGTGGCGGAGAGCGGGACGGTGACCATCCTCGCTAACCTCCAGACGCTGTGGGCGAACCGCGACACTATCGGCCGTTCCATCGCCGAGCTGGCCGTCTCGCTCGTCGAGTCCGTCCAGCAGGCGCTCGCGCAGGCCGGAACGGCGCTCCCGAGCGGCGAGCAGACCGAGGGGCTATTCGGACCACTGGGTCAGGTGGTCGGGATCCTCGACCGCATGGGCCGCCTCACCGAGGAGGGGATCGGGTCCGCGCGGGCAGCGATGGATCAGGTGCGCGAGCTGGGGCAGGCGATCGCCGGGCTCGCGGCTGAGCTGGCGACGGCGGTTTCGTCGCTCGCCGACACGACGGCGATCCCCGACCGAGACGTGACCGAGAGGCTCTTTGCGCCGCTCCAGGCCGTCGCGAACCTGCTCAGCACCATGAGTCGGCTCGGGCAGGGGGAGGACGGCGCACGGGTCGATCCTCGTGCGCTGGTGGACATGCTCCTCTCGGCCGTCCGCCAGGTCGTGGATGGGCTGAGCCAACTCGCGTCCGTCCAGCTGCCGCCGCTCGACCAGCTCGCCTCCCTCCTCGCTGTCCTCGATGTCGTCGAACGGGTCTCGCAGACCCTCGGCGGGGCGATGGATCGTCTCACGCAGACGGTCAACCCGCAGCGGGCAGCGGGAGCGGCGGCCGGGTTCGCGGGCGCGCTCCGGTCATGGGTCGAGCAGCTCGCCGGGGTAGCGCAGTCGCTCGACCCGGCCGTCGTCGAGGCTGTCCAGCAGGTCGCGGACGCCTTCGCCCCCATCGCCGACCTCGTCCGGAACGTCGGCGCCGTGCTCGACCAGGCCGGGAACGCGCCGCGCGACTGGCAGGCGCGGATCGACGCGTTCGCCCAGGCTGTCCAGCAGGTGCTGGTGCGGATCGCAGCGATCCGCGACCAGATGCAGGGCGGGCTCGAGGGGCTCGCGCAGGCGGTCGCGCAGTGGAACGCGGCACTCGGCTCGCTCGCTGGCACTACCGGCGGTGCAGGGAACGTGTCGGTCAACGCCACGCAGAACCTCTCGTTCGAGGCCCAGCTGGCGGCAGACGTCCAGGTGCGCGTCTGGGTCGGCGAGACCGAGCTCCGGTCGATCGTCCGCCAGGAGGTCGATGCGGCGGTGCGGGACGCGCTCCTCAACGCGGTATGAGGTGAGGGATGCCCGCGCGACTGACGCATGTCGATGATACCTATCTCGATCCGGCGGTGCTCGGGTTCTCGGTCGCTCTAGCGAGCGGCGGGGCGGGGGAGATCCGTCTCGACGTCCAGACCCGGAACCGGGGCACGCGGCCGCCCGAGTTGGCCGGCTTCCGGTTCACCGAGCGGACGCTCACGCTCGTCGCCGTGCGTACGGTCAACGTGCCCATCGACACGTTCCGCGCCCGCGTGGCTGGGCTCCTCGCTCCTGGCCAGCACCGGCTGCGGGCCCAGACGGGTACCGGGGACGACGTCGAGCTGTGGGTGGTCGTCGAGCGCCTCGCCTGGCGGGGCGACTCGGATACGGATATCCGGATCGAGTGCCGGGCGCAGGACGTCGCCTGGCGCGCGACCAGCGCCACGGCCCTCGCGGCTCCGGGCTCGGCAACTGTCACCGCCAACCTCCCTGCCTACCCCCGGTTCCGCATCGAGACGAGCGCGGCGACCCCAGCGACATGGCGACGCTATGCCGTGACGGACCGGTTCGGCGAGGGGCTCGCTGGCTATCCGGTCAAGCTCCCACTGACGCCGATCGCGAGCCAGACGCTCGTGCTCGTCAACGGTATCGCCGTGCCGTTCCTGGTGGCTGGGGGCGGGCTCTGGGTGCGCGTGGACGTGCCTCCTGGAGGGACGACGCTGATCGACGTCGTGACCTCATCCGCCATCGCGAACGGCGAGACGGCGAACGCGCTCGACCTCGGGGGCATGTCCGCATCGTCGAGCAACACGACGTGGTATTACGAGAGTGTCCGCGCCATCGACGCGCCACTGGCGGCGACCGGAACCTGGCGTCTCACGCGCACCTACGCGCATTCGGGGGAGCGTGGTTACCGTTACGGTGGTGTCGAGCGTGACGGCCGCGTCCACCTGGCGCTGGTCTCCCGCGACGCCCCCATCGAGGGCACCGGCATCCCGAACCTCCTGGACGACTACGACTCGGTCGCACTCGTGACCGGCGTACCGATCCAACGGGTCGACCTGACCTGGACGGTACGCTCGCGGGCCTGGGAGCGAGAGGCGTTCGCGTGGGCCGACGGATATGGAGTCGCCGTCCTCCGCTACCGGCGACACGGCGATCCCGAGTGGCACGACATACGGCGCATGCCGGTAGTCTGTAGCTGGACGCCCGGCTACTGGGTCATCCGCTACCGGCGCTACTCGTGGTGGTGGTACTACCGGTGGCGGGACTGGCTTGTCACCGAGCACTACTACGACCAGTTTCTCCGTCAGTGGGTCTACACCAAATACCCGTTACCGGCGGTGGTTCAGCTGAGGCCTAATGGCCCGTACGTCCTCATGTACCGGGTGTTCGTCACGTCCATGCCCGAAAGCGGCTTCAACCCACCGTTCACCGTGGTCGATCAGGAGCAGGTAACGGTGCCGGTGGGGGCTACGCTCGGCGGGAGACGTGCGGTGTCGGTGGCGCTCGGGCTGGAGCCCTACTGGGTGCGGGAGAAGCTCCTCAAGGTCTACAAGTTCGAACGGCACGACGAGAACGGGAACGTCGCGTCACGCTGGCAGTACGAGCGCCACGGGGACTCGTGGGTCGAGCTGGAGGTCGCAAGCGGGGCGACGGTGACCCTGGAGGCAGGTTCCACCCCCGCAGTGTCGCTCCTCTTCCAGCGCAGCGCTTACGTCTACAACGGGGCGCTCCGGAACCAGCGGACCGGCCAGGAGGTGACGCTCCAGCGGGTCATCGCCGACGGGGCGCTCGTGATCGACTGCGACCGGCGCGTGGTCGCGGTGGAGAACGGTGAGCTCTTCGCGGGCTGGGGCATCCGGTTCAGCGATCCGGTGGACTGGATGCGGATCGAGCCGGGGGAGAACCAGCTGAGCGGCCTACCGGCTACCGTGACGTGGCAGGAGCGGTGGCTCCTATGACCTGGGTGACGGTGCACTGGCGTGGTGACTACGCGACAGACGATGTCGCCGTGCAGTGGCGGCGCTCGGTCGGCGCGGCCCGCCAGCAGGACGACGCCGAGCTCAGGCTCCACCGGCACACGCCGCTCCTCGCGGTTATCCCGCCCTCTGGTGGGGCAGTGGTGACGATCGCCGGTCGGCGACGTTCCTGGCGCGGTATCACGGACGTGCCGAGCCTGCATGACGACGGCACGGTCTCGGTACGGGTCTATGCGGTTGAACGCTGGCTGGATTTACGGCAGATCCCCGTCCGCGTCACGTGGTACGGGGTGACGGCGGGGGCAGCAGTGCGGCACGCGTTGCGCATCACGCTCGGTGGGCTCGCGGAGGCGCCCGTCCTGCCAGGGACGGTGGTGGAGGCGGCTCCCATCCTTACCGCAGTCGAGTTCAGCGGGCAGAGCCTCCTCAGCCTCCTCATCGACCTGCACGAGCGGACAGGACAGGAGTGGTACCTGGACGAGGCCGGGCGGCTGCACTGGCTCGCGAGTGTCGGTCGCTATCGGCCGTTCATCCTGACCGATGCCGGAGGCGCGCTGGACGTGCGGACGCGCGATCAGCTCCCCGACGTCGCACGCGAGGTCGGTGAGGTGCAGGCCGGGGTTCCGTGGGAGTACCAGGACCTCCGGGTGCCCGGCACCTGGCCGCGTCGCGAGCAGCTGAGCTAGGAGGAGGAATATGGCGACCGGTGCCACACGGTACGTCCGCGAGCAGTTCCTCGACGCGCTGTTCCGCGGTGGGAGCTGGCCGGCGCTGCCCGGCAACCTCTACCTCTCGCTCCATACCGCCGATCCCGGTGATGCGGGGGCGAACGAGGTCGGGGCGAGCGACTACGCCCGCCTCGCCCTCCCGCGAACGACGGCAGACTGGACACGTTCGGATGACGGGCTCGGGATGACCTGGGTAGAGAACGCGAGCGATATCACGTTCCCGTCGCCCGTCGCGGACTGGGGCACGGTGACCCACGTCGCGCTCTGGGACGCTGCGACCGGAGGCACCTGTCTCTGGACGGGGGCGCTGGCCGCTCCGGTCACGCTCAACGCCGGATCGGCGGGGCTCCAGATCCCGGCAGGCCAGCTCCGGCTCCCGGTGCGCGGTGCGGGATGATGCAGGAGGTGAGCGGTGAACAAGAGCAACTACCTGGAGCAGAAGTTCCTGGAACACATGTTCAAGAACCTGCCCTACACGGCACCATCGACCGTGTACGTGTCGCTCCACACGGCGACCGTTTGGCAGCCGAACACGGCGTACAGCGTCGGCGACTACGTCATACCGACCGCGTTCAACACGAGCGGGCCGCGGCGGCTCTACCGCTGCACGACGGCGGGCACCAGCGGGGCGAGCGAACCCAGTTGGCCTACGACGGAGGGCGGCACGGTCAACGACGGGACGGTGGTCTGGACGGAAGCCACCCCCACGCTCGACAGCGGGACGAATCTGCCCCCAGAGGTGTCCGGAGGCGGGTACGCGCGCCAGGGCGTCGCGGCCGGGTCAGGCTGGACGGCGATCGCGGACGAACCGAGCGGGAACGGGAAGCAGGTGCAGAACGCTGCCGCGGTCTCGTTCGGGAACGCAGGGACGAACTGGGGGACGGTAGTGTTCGCTGGCGTCTGGGACGCCGCCAGCGCGGGGAACCTCCTCTACTGGCTGATCCTCGACCAGGCGAAGACGGTCACCGCGGGCGACCCCGTCTCGTTCCCGGCCAACAGTCTGACCATCGTCGAGCGCTAGGCTATGGCCATCACCCTGGTCGGCTACCAGACGGTCGTCGTCACCTTGATCTCGACGACCGTCACCATCGATGTCCCGAGCGGCGTCCAACCGGGCGACCTCCTGCTCGTCCATCTCGCCGTCCGGTACGTGAACGCCATGCCATCGATCCCGACGGGATGGCGGTTCATCACCCAGCAGGCGTCGGTCGACACGACCGGGCAGTGGCAGAGGAACAGGCTCTTCCTCTGCTACCGCATCGCGGACGGGACGGAACCGGCTTCCTATAGTTTCGGCTCCGGCTACTCGGCATTCGGCGGTATGACGGCCTGGCGCGGCGTGGACACGAGCCGCCCGTTCGAGGACTGGGCGCTGGTCGGCTCCGTCGACTCGCAGAGCAGCCTCACGTTCCCGAGCTGCGGAATGGGCGGGAGCGACCGCGTCGTGCTCCGCTGTTACAGCCAGGCCGGGGCGAGCATCGCGAGCGTCACCTGGGGGTCGGGCATCACCACGATCTACGACGCATACAGCTCCAGCTACGGACGAGGCGTCCTGGCCCGGGAGGACGTCGCGGACGCGAGTCCGCGCACCGTCACGCTTTCGACGGCGAAAGACTGCAGTGGGGCCACCCTCGTCCTCCTCCCCGCCGGGGCGACGCCGCAGGCGAGTACGGGATACCGGGGAACGGACTGGGGAGCATGGTCGAACGTGACGGCGGTAACCGTCCGGGCTCCGCTCGCCTATCCGGGCGACTACCTCGTCCTCGTAGCGGAACGCGATGCGGCGGCGACGGCTACCCCGCCCGCAGGATTCACGCTCCTCGCCTCGGGGGCTGTGAGCTCGACGCTAACCATCGACATCTGGGGACGCGTCGCCGCGACGAACGAGCCGGAGAACGTCACGGTGACGTTCCCGGCATCGACGTCCGTTACCGCCTCGCTACACGTCTTCCGCGGGTTCTCGGTCGTCCGCGGCGTCCAGGGAACGGGTGCGAGCTCGGCGGCATCGATCACCCTACCGGCGCTCACCGTCAGCGACCCGACCGTCATCGACCTGCGTATCGTCGGCCAGTCGAGCACCTACAGACCGACTCTCCCCTCCGGTTTCAACCAGACGCTGTACTCCTACGCCATCGGCGCGACTCCACACGTCGTGTTCCACCGTGTCCTCGTGAGCGCGACGACGACGGGCACGGCGACCGTGACCTATGGCAGCAACACGCTGGACCTCTACGGGTTCACGGTCGTCCTAGCATCAGTAAGCGCGGGCGTGAACCTGGCCGGTGCAGCAGCGGGGACGGCGACCGCCAGCGGGCAGCTCAGCGTCACGCGTGGGCTGGCGGGAGTGGGTATCGGCGCGGCAGCAGCCAGGGCGAACATCCTGAGGGTCGTCGGCCTGGTCGGACGGGCGGAAGGGACCGCGCTGGCCTGGGCGCAGCTGGTGCGCGACGTGCTCCTCGCCGGGCGGGCAGGCGGCGCGGCGCTCGCGAGCGGAGTCATCGGCGTCGAGCGGCAGCTGGCCGGGACGGCGCTCGGGAGCGGCTGGGCACATGCCGACCTCTCCGTGCTGCTTCAGATCCTCCTCAGCGGGCGGGCATCCGGTTCGGCTCTAGCTGGCGGGGCGCTCCTGGTCGAGCGCTGGCTCTCGGCGAGCGGAGCGGGTGGTTCGGCTACCGTCGGCGCGCTCCTCGTCGAGCGGCTCCTCAGCGGCCGTGCTGCCGGGGAGGGGCGTGTCCGGGCGGCGATCCTGGTACCTGTGCTGCTCGCCGGGCGGGCTGCCGGGGCTGGCGCTGCTCGGGGTTCCATCGCGGCACCGGTCATCCTCCTGGGACGGGCGGTCGGGGTCGGGCGGGCCTGGGCACCTCCCGCGCTCGACCTGGCGATGACCGTGACGCACCTCAGGACGGTCTGGGCGCTGACCCGGCGCTGGGCGGCCGTGGAGGGCGAGACGGTGACGGGCGGCACCGTCGGCACCGTCGTGTTTCCGGCTGAGCTCCTCGTCGACCCGGTCGGAACCGGCACCGTGGTGGTTGCGCGGGTCGGCCTCCGCCCCATCGTACCGACGACGGCGGAGTTCGCGGTCGGCGTCGAGAGCGCGCTCGCCGCGCTCGAACCCGGCGACGTCGTGCCCGTGGTGCTCCCGCTCGCACCGGGCGGGGGTGCGGTCGGGCTCTGCCGGGTACTCGCGATAGACGAAGATCCTGATCGCGGTGAGGTGCGCCTCCAGGTGCAGTTCATCGGGCAGCTGGAGGCAGAGGACGTGGCGGCGTTCCAGGACGTCGGGCGGCCACGGGTCGCCACTGACCGCGCGACGAACCTGGGCCGGACAGTACGGGAGCTGCGGCGGCGGTGAGCGCGCGACGGTACATCAGGTGGGAGCAGGCGCGGCTGGCGAACCCATTCGTCTCCTGGGAGTTCGACGGTGCATCGCTGTACTACGCGGCATACGGGAACGACCAGAGCATCGCCTGGTTCTGGTACAACCTCCCGGGCGTGACGGTGGAGACGCACGCCGGGCGCTGGAACCGGGAATGGCGCGTTGACACCATGTTCGGTGAGGTTAGCCTGGTGCGCGACTACCGCAGTACTAACCGGAGCGACCCCTACCTCGTCGCCTACGCGCATGCCGTGACCTGGGACTATCCTGGCGGGGCGAACTCCCTGCCGTTGACGGAGTGGGACTTCAACGCCATGGCCAGTCGGGCCACTCTCGCCCCGCCCATTCCGAAGGGTTCACGGGTGCGGGTCAGGTTCTGGGTCATGAACGATGCCGAGGTGGACTGGGTGCAGCGACCCGTGCTCCACGTCCAGCTCAACCCGCCGATACCTCCTCTCGATCAGGCGGGAGACATCGACCGCTGGATAGGGGCAGTGAGCCTACAGTGGGGGAACCGAGACGTCCTGCACTGGGTGCCCGGGAAACTGGCCCTCGTCGGGCATGAGACGGTCGGCGTTCCACGGGGCGCGGGGACCTCGCTGGTGCACGAGTTCGAGGTCGATGAGGAACTGTACGCGCTCGGCATCGCGCTGGAATTCGGGGTCGGGGCATCGTACCAGCTCAGCGGCCCGGACGAATCGACTGGCTCCACGCCGATACCGTGGACGGACGTTCGGGTGACGAGCATCGAGTATGCGCCTCCACTGCCCGAGCCGGTGCGCCGCGTGGAGGAGGCGATCCGGGACTGGCGTTCCCGCGAGCGGGTACGCCGGCAGGCGGTGCAGTAGCTTGAACGCCGCTAGTGTCAGCTCGGGAGGATCGATGGACGGGGCGATCGTGACGGTGATCACCGCCGTGATCGGTTCGAGCATGGCCGGAACCGCCGTGGGGTACCTGCTCCGGCGCCGTCACGCGCACACCGAGACGCGTCAGGTGGAGGCAGATGCGATCGAGCGCTACCAGCGTGTGGTCGCGGAGCTCTGGCGGCGTATCGAGGAGTTGGAGGCGCGAGCGAGCGAGTTGGAGCACAAGCTGCGCACGCTGGAGGACGAGACGCGGGTACTCAGGCGCTTGCTGCGGGCGTACGAGCGCCGGTACGGTCGGCGGTTCCGGGTCGTGAACGGCGAGGTCATCGAGGAACACGAGTAAGGGGGTGCGCGTGCGGTACGAGTTCAAGGCGCTCGAGGAGCTCGGCTGGTTCGTGTTCGTCGCCGTCGCCACTGTCGTCCTGCAGGCGCTCGTCGAGTTCGACCCGAGTCGGGTCGACGACTGGCGAGCCTGGGCTGTCGGGGTCGGGGCAGCAGCGGTGCGTTCTGGCGCCGGGGCCGCCCTCGCTTGGCTGGGTAAGCGCGCGATCGTGGACGAGGGTGGAGATGCGGGCGGGGTGGCGGGAGCTGACTGACGAGGAACGCGAACTCCTCCTCACGCTCCCGATCGAGGCGGCGGCGCGGCGGTTCGGTGTCGGGACGGCAACGGTCGTTCGCTGGCGGCGGGCGATCCGGAGTTCGACGGAACGGGATGCGCTCGCGGAACCGGATCATACTGGTCGTCCTCATCTCAGGATCGAGCGGAACGGTCCAGAGGCCCGAGTGCTCTCCGACCGGCAGTACCGGGTGGTCGTGCTATCCGATTTGCATCTCCCGTGGGCGGATCCGGATGCGATGCTCCTCGCTCGCGAGATCGTCCGCGATGTTGACCCTGACCTCGTCGTCGTGAACGGCGACCTGCTCGACGTGTGGGCGCTCACGAAATGGCCGGTATCGCCGCCGACTCGCTCCTTCGCGGGCGAGCTCCAGCGGGTACGCGAGCAAGTCGCCGAGCTCGCGACATGGGCACCGAACCGTCCCTGGATCTGGCTGGACGGGAACCATGAACTCCGCTTCGTGCGGTACCTCTGGCGCCGTGCCTCGGAGCTCTGGGAAATCGATGACCTCGATCTCGCCCACCTTGTGCGTGCACCCTCGAACTGGCTCCACCTCGCGCATGTCGAGGGGTATGGACGGCGCAGCGAAGCGGTCATCCCGCAGGTGCGCCTGGGGCGGCTCACGGTGCTCCACGGGGACGGGCTACGGCTGACCGGGATGACGGTGAACGTGGCGCGCAGTGTGTACCTGCGCGTGTTGAAGCCTGTGCTGGTCGGGCACTGGCACCGGGCACAGGTGTACACCCAGACCGACTACGAGGGGCAGACGAGCGGGGCGTGGGTGGTGCCGTGCCTCACCGGGCCACGGGCGCACTACGACGCGGGACGGCTCATGGATCAGGGGCTCGCGGTCGTGGACGTCCACGAGGCGGGGTTGTTCACGGTACACCTCGTGCACTTCGTCCTGCACGGCGATCGACTGGTGGCGATCTATGGTGGGAGGCGGTACGAGCGGATACTCGGCGCCGCTCGCTGGTGGTGAGCATGCGCTGGATGGCCGGTTTTCTCCCCTGTCCCCACTGCTGTT
Proteins encoded:
- a CDS encoding phage distal tail protein translates to MPARLTHVDDTYLDPAVLGFSVALASGGAGEIRLDVQTRNRGTRPPELAGFRFTERTLTLVAVRTVNVPIDTFRARVAGLLAPGQHRLRAQTGTGDDVELWVVVERLAWRGDSDTDIRIECRAQDVAWRATSATALAAPGSATVTANLPAYPRFRIETSAATPATWRRYAVTDRFGEGLAGYPVKLPLTPIASQTLVLVNGIAVPFLVAGGGLWVRVDVPPGGTTLIDVVTSSAIANGETANALDLGGMSASSSNTTWYYESVRAIDAPLAATGTWRLTRTYAHSGERGYRYGGVERDGRVHLALVSRDAPIEGTGIPNLLDDYDSVALVTGVPIQRVDLTWTVRSRAWEREAFAWADGYGVAVLRYRRHGDPEWHDIRRMPVVCSWTPGYWVIRYRRYSWWWYYRWRDWLVTEHYYDQFLRQWVYTKYPLPAVVQLRPNGPYVLMYRVFVTSMPESGFNPPFTVVDQEQVTVPVGATLGGRRAVSVALGLEPYWVREKLLKVYKFERHDENGNVASRWQYERHGDSWVELEVASGATVTLEAGSTPAVSLLFQRSAYVYNGALRNQRTGQEVTLQRVIADGALVIDCDRRVVAVENGELFAGWGIRFSDPVDWMRIEPGENQLSGLPATVTWQERWLL
- a CDS encoding metallophosphoesterase, producing MRAGWRELTDEERELLLTLPIEAAARRFGVGTATVVRWRRAIRSSTERDALAEPDHTGRPHLRIERNGPEARVLSDRQYRVVVLSDLHLPWADPDAMLLAREIVRDVDPDLVVVNGDLLDVWALTKWPVSPPTRSFAGELQRVREQVAELATWAPNRPWIWLDGNHELRFVRYLWRRASELWEIDDLDLAHLVRAPSNWLHLAHVEGYGRRSEAVIPQVRLGRLTVLHGDGLRLTGMTVNVARSVYLRVLKPVLVGHWHRAQVYTQTDYEGQTSGAWVVPCLTGPRAHYDAGRLMDQGLAVVDVHEAGLFTVHLVHFVLHGDRLVAIYGGRRYERILGAARWW